From Anaerolineae bacterium, a single genomic window includes:
- a CDS encoding GAF domain-containing protein, which yields MPELTLYQALTGIVEQNPFFAQAVEHLARLIPFNALVLQMLGEEGEPLMGYQWREGAGERLLFAQQHHLLTCVFTQKALQQKAPVVLLDTREHAQWDAWVEALPSLQGLRSALVFPILSRQGLVGVGVLARRPPHSLGQEETELVKAVGSVLGNLFLAVRTAFAYRQQAKLSLELAQSIELLAQTLDPEEVVTRILARVQASLHVEAALLYLYEKESQTWVLRDAVGKVLRSARGQRYSPPASLLERLFQQKETLWSPNLAVQAQNLLKVLPIAGFTPRTGYAVPIHSEGQPLGVILVINPAQGGGLPFVANFLNALASVAGVSLTHARLFAELEQAHEEYRTLFNDTLDWIIITNLQGNIVEANQTCKEMLGLRWETIRAGSKSITQIHQPDPQVVPQDFKEIPASPPLRYESQVTLPNGQTIPVEVYVRRVTVSGQPRLQWILRDTSEAKQLETLREDLLSMVYHDLRSPLANILSGVDVLESIHGRDGTSATVLEIIHRSAERIQRLTSTMLDIRRLETGQPLAKPRPTPPQQLIQEAVDAVLPLIQSKGHIIEMQLPEEPLPLVMADAEMIRRVLINLLENACKYTPNGEHIWIGAQQETEGWVRFWVRDTGPGIPPEEQDTLFEKYTRASTSKGAEGLGLGLAYCRLAVEAHHGQIGVYSRPNEGATFYFTLPIAPIPDEEEEQSPQAGG from the coding sequence ATGCCGGAACTGACGCTTTACCAGGCGTTGACGGGCATTGTGGAACAGAACCCCTTCTTTGCGCAGGCGGTCGAGCACCTGGCGCGCCTGATCCCGTTTAACGCCCTGGTGCTGCAAATGCTGGGCGAGGAGGGAGAACCCTTGATGGGCTACCAGTGGCGCGAAGGAGCAGGGGAGCGACTACTTTTTGCCCAGCAACACCACCTCCTGACCTGTGTCTTCACCCAGAAGGCGCTGCAACAAAAAGCCCCCGTGGTGCTCCTCGACACCCGGGAGCATGCCCAATGGGACGCCTGGGTCGAGGCCCTGCCCTCCCTGCAAGGGCTGCGCTCGGCGCTGGTGTTCCCCATCCTCAGTCGCCAGGGGCTTGTCGGCGTTGGCGTGCTGGCCCGCCGCCCCCCTCACAGCCTTGGACAGGAGGAAACCGAACTGGTGAAGGCGGTGGGGAGCGTCCTGGGCAACCTGTTCTTAGCCGTGCGCACCGCTTTTGCCTACCGGCAGCAGGCCAAACTAAGCCTGGAACTGGCCCAAAGCATCGAGTTGCTGGCTCAGACCCTCGACCCCGAGGAAGTGGTCACCCGCATCCTGGCCCGGGTGCAGGCCAGTTTGCATGTCGAGGCGGCCTTGCTCTATCTGTACGAAAAAGAGAGCCAGACCTGGGTGCTCCGCGATGCCGTGGGCAAAGTGCTTCGCTCGGCCCGCGGCCAACGCTACTCGCCGCCGGCGTCGCTGCTGGAGCGCCTGTTCCAGCAGAAGGAAACCCTCTGGAGCCCCAACCTGGCCGTCCAGGCTCAAAACCTGCTCAAAGTGCTGCCCATCGCCGGTTTTACCCCACGGACGGGCTACGCCGTGCCCATCCACAGCGAAGGGCAACCGTTGGGGGTCATTCTGGTGATCAACCCGGCCCAAGGCGGGGGGCTGCCCTTCGTAGCCAACTTCCTGAACGCCCTGGCCTCCGTGGCCGGGGTGAGCCTCACCCACGCCCGCCTGTTTGCCGAACTGGAACAGGCCCACGAAGAATACCGCACCCTCTTCAACGATACGCTGGATTGGATTATCATTACCAACCTTCAGGGAAACATCGTGGAAGCCAACCAGACCTGCAAAGAAATGCTGGGGCTCCGCTGGGAGACCATCCGCGCTGGCAGCAAATCCATCACCCAAATCCACCAACCGGACCCCCAGGTGGTTCCCCAGGACTTCAAAGAGATTCCGGCCTCCCCTCCTCTGCGATACGAGTCCCAGGTGACCCTCCCCAACGGCCAAACCATCCCCGTGGAAGTGTATGTGCGCCGGGTGACCGTCAGCGGCCAGCCGCGGCTGCAATGGATTCTACGCGACACCTCCGAAGCCAAACAATTGGAGACCTTGCGCGAGGACCTGCTGTCCATGGTGTACCACGACCTGCGCTCGCCCTTGGCCAATATCCTTTCCGGCGTGGATGTGCTGGAATCCATCCACGGGCGCGACGGCACCTCGGCCACGGTGCTGGAGATCATCCACCGGTCGGCCGAACGCATCCAACGGCTCACCTCCACCATGCTGGATATCCGCCGCTTGGAAACCGGCCAACCCCTGGCCAAACCCCGCCCCACCCCCCCGCAACAACTCATTCAGGAGGCGGTGGACGCCGTGCTCCCCCTGATTCAATCGAAAGGGCACATAATAGAGATGCAATTGCCCGAGGAACCGCTGCCGTTGGTCATGGCCGACGCCGAGATGATTCGGCGGGTGCTTATCAACCTGCTGGAAAACGCCTGCAAGTACACCCCCAACGGCGAGCACATCTGGATAGGGGCGCAGCAGGAAACCGAGGGCTGGGTACGCTTCTGGGTGCGCGACACCGGCCCCGGGATCCCGCCGGAAGAGCAGGACACCCTCTTCGAGAAGTACACCCGGGCGAGCACTTCCAAAGGCGCCGAAGGGCTGGGCCTGGGCCTGGCCTACTGCCGCCTGGCCGTGGAGGCCCATCACGGTCAAATCGGTGTGTACAGCCGCCCCAACGAAGGGGCGACCTTTTACTTCACCCTGCCGATTGCTCCCATACCCGATGAGGAAGAGGAGCAGTCGCCCCAAGCAGGAGGATAG
- a CDS encoding M3 family oligoendopeptidase — MFAQWPLSAEELVSWRWSDLEPHYHDLQQRALTASTVKDWLEDWSWLSEAVDELSTRLYLATAQDTTDEEARQRFHRFLEEDFPHIEAAEQRLKEKLLASGLEPEGLAIPLRHMRTDAALFREENLPLMAEGHKLSNRYDEIIGAQTVVWDGEECTLAQMRPVLQEADRSRREQAWRLMAERQLADREALNALWQEMFDLRLRMARNAGFADYRAYRWQQLHRFDYTPEDTKAFHRAIEEVVVPAAARVYEKRRRLLGVDRLRPWDLEMDPFGEAPLRPFATVKELQAGAAAIFHRVDPALGRYFDTMRAQGLLDLENRKGKAPGAFCAGLAVSKQPFIFMNAVGTHDDVQTLLHESGHAFHVFEAASLPYHPQHEAPMEFAEVASMGMELLAAPYLEEKHGGFYSPRDAARALLSHLERTLRFWPYMAVVDAFQHWVYENPQAAHDPQACDRTWSALWQRFMVGVDWEGWEEVLATGWHRKLHIYYVEYGLAQLGAVQVWANALRDQAGAVAAYRRALALGNTLPLPQLYATAGARFAFDADTLQRAVALLLEKVDELEARALA; from the coding sequence ATGTTTGCCCAATGGCCCCTTTCCGCCGAGGAGTTGGTCTCCTGGCGTTGGTCCGACCTGGAGCCGCACTACCATGACCTGCAGCAGCGGGCCCTCACCGCCTCAACGGTGAAGGACTGGTTGGAGGACTGGTCCTGGCTGAGCGAAGCGGTGGACGAACTCTCCACCCGGCTCTATCTTGCCACCGCCCAGGACACGACCGACGAGGAGGCCAGGCAGCGCTTCCATCGCTTTCTGGAGGAGGACTTCCCACACATCGAGGCCGCCGAACAACGGCTCAAGGAAAAACTGCTGGCCAGCGGGCTGGAGCCTGAGGGCCTGGCCATCCCGCTGCGCCACATGCGCACCGACGCCGCGCTGTTCCGCGAGGAAAATTTGCCGTTGATGGCCGAGGGACACAAACTGAGCAACCGCTACGATGAAATCATCGGCGCCCAGACCGTGGTCTGGGACGGCGAAGAGTGCACCCTGGCACAAATGCGCCCCGTGCTGCAAGAGGCCGACCGCTCGCGCCGGGAGCAGGCCTGGCGCCTGATGGCCGAGCGGCAACTGGCCGACCGCGAGGCCCTCAATGCCCTCTGGCAGGAAATGTTTGATTTGCGACTGCGCATGGCCCGCAACGCTGGCTTTGCGGACTACCGCGCGTACCGCTGGCAACAATTGCACCGTTTCGACTACACGCCCGAAGACACCAAGGCCTTTCACCGGGCCATCGAAGAGGTGGTCGTCCCGGCCGCGGCCCGAGTGTACGAAAAGCGTCGCCGCCTGCTGGGGGTGGACCGCCTGCGGCCCTGGGATCTGGAAATGGACCCCTTCGGTGAGGCCCCGCTGCGCCCCTTCGCCACGGTGAAGGAGTTGCAGGCAGGCGCTGCAGCCATCTTCCACCGCGTTGATCCGGCGCTGGGGCGGTATTTCGACACCATGCGCGCCCAGGGGTTGCTGGACCTGGAAAACCGCAAGGGCAAGGCCCCTGGGGCCTTTTGTGCCGGGCTGGCCGTGAGCAAGCAGCCGTTCATCTTCATGAACGCTGTGGGCACCCATGACGATGTGCAAACGCTGCTCCACGAATCGGGCCACGCCTTCCATGTGTTCGAGGCGGCGAGTCTGCCCTATCATCCGCAACATGAAGCGCCCATGGAGTTCGCCGAGGTGGCCTCGATGGGCATGGAGTTGCTGGCCGCCCCCTACCTGGAAGAAAAGCACGGCGGCTTTTACAGCCCCCGGGACGCGGCCCGCGCCCTCCTGAGCCACCTGGAACGCACCCTGCGCTTCTGGCCCTACATGGCCGTGGTGGACGCCTTCCAGCATTGGGTCTACGAAAATCCCCAGGCGGCCCATGATCCCCAGGCCTGCGATCGCACTTGGAGCGCCCTCTGGCAGCGCTTCATGGTAGGGGTCGATTGGGAAGGCTGGGAAGAGGTGCTCGCCACGGGCTGGCACCGGAAACTACATATCTACTATGTGGAATACGGGCTGGCCCAACTGGGCGCGGTGCAGGTCTGGGCCAACGCGCTGCGAGACCAGGCGGGGGCCGTAGCCGCCTATCGCCGGGCGCTGGCGCTAGGGAACACCCTCCCACTCCCCCAACTTTACGCCACCGCCGGGGCGCGATTCGCCTTCGATGCCGACACGCTCCAACGGGCCGTCGCCCTCCTCCTGGAAAAGGTAGACGAACTAGAAGCCCGGGCATTGGCCTGA
- a CDS encoding FHA domain-containing protein: MSGLPNAPQFRLAVKAGVAAGRVFELNQDVVLIGRSQRCDLVVEEPELSRQHARFIRQGGGYLLEDLGSTNGTFVNGVRLTAPRRLQPGDEIRLGPKTVMVYEPVVFDAEATVAVEPAATVRPATVRSGAPPPRPDLRVVGQVPPAAAAEAPPKKRNWLLIGCLVVALLAVCFIAGVLWYIDANYLWCTVFPFLAGCP, from the coding sequence ATGAGCGGGTTACCGAACGCGCCACAATTTCGCTTGGCGGTCAAGGCCGGGGTCGCGGCTGGGCGGGTGTTCGAGTTGAATCAGGATGTGGTGCTCATCGGGCGCTCTCAACGATGCGACCTGGTGGTGGAGGAACCGGAACTCTCACGGCAACACGCACGGTTTATCCGTCAGGGCGGAGGGTATCTGTTGGAGGATCTGGGCTCCACCAACGGCACTTTCGTCAACGGCGTGCGGCTCACCGCGCCGCGACGGTTACAGCCCGGCGATGAAATCCGGCTGGGGCCGAAGACGGTGATGGTGTACGAGCCGGTGGTGTTCGATGCCGAAGCGACGGTGGCCGTGGAGCCGGCGGCGACGGTTCGTCCGGCCACGGTGCGCTCCGGCGCTCCCCCGCCGCGGCCGGATCTCCGGGTGGTGGGTCAGGTGCCGCCCGCCGCTGCAGCGGAGGCGCCTCCCAAAAAGCGCAACTGGCTGCTCATCGGCTGCCTGGTGGTGGCCCTGCTCGCGGTGTGTTTCATCGCAGGGGTGCTTTGGTACATCGATGCGAACTACCTCTGGTGTACGGTGTTCCCCTTCCTGGCGGGTTGCCCTTGA
- a CDS encoding endonuclease III gives MDPWSPQSLRPKALEVHRRLLAHFGEPHWRHPLPPLDELISTILSQNTNDTNRDRAFAALKARFPTWEAVRDAPVEEVIEAVRPAGLANQKGPRIQEVLRQITAERGTLSLDFLAEWPTEKARAWLTRFKGVGPKTAAIVLLFSLGKPAFPVDTHIYRVTERLGLRPPKMNAEQAHAFLEQVFPPGTYYAAHLNLIRLGREICTARRPHCARCPLQDLCPSAVSQETSREQT, from the coding sequence ATGGATCCGTGGTCCCCGCAAAGCCTCCGCCCCAAAGCCCTAGAGGTACACCGTCGCCTGCTGGCGCATTTCGGTGAGCCTCACTGGCGTCATCCTCTGCCGCCCCTGGACGAACTGATCTCCACCATCCTCTCGCAGAACACCAACGACACCAACCGCGACCGCGCCTTTGCCGCGCTCAAAGCGCGCTTCCCCACCTGGGAAGCCGTGCGCGACGCCCCCGTTGAGGAGGTCATCGAGGCCGTTCGCCCGGCCGGGCTGGCCAACCAGAAAGGCCCCCGCATTCAGGAAGTGTTGCGCCAGATCACCGCCGAGCGTGGCACCCTTTCCCTAGACTTCCTGGCCGAGTGGCCCACGGAGAAAGCGCGGGCCTGGCTCACCCGCTTCAAGGGCGTCGGCCCGAAAACGGCGGCCATCGTGTTGCTTTTCTCATTGGGTAAGCCGGCCTTTCCGGTAGACACCCACATCTACCGCGTCACCGAGCGCTTAGGGCTGCGCCCTCCAAAGATGAACGCCGAGCAGGCCCATGCCTTTTTGGAGCAGGTTTTCCCGCCCGGAACCTACTACGCCGCCCATCTGAACCTCATTCGCCTGGGACGCGAGATTTGCACCGCCCGGCGTCCCCATTGCGCACGCTGCCCCCTACAGGACCTCTGTCCTTCCGCTGTCTCCCAGGAGACCAGCCGTGAACAAACGTAG
- a CDS encoding asparaginase — MPVTTTVPGYVPLFALTRGETLESVHFGAVAIVDAQGRLLASVGDPWAVTYLRSTAKPFQALPFVEDGGPDRFGLTDEEIALLCASHSGTDRHVAVVQRIQQKAGVKEPQLLCGSHPPYDAATAEALKARGEQPTPNRHNCSGKHTGMLAQAVLHGWPTADYIDREHPVQQRILRTFAEMCGLPPEAVQVGVDGCSAPNFATPLYHVAYGYARLMDPRDLPPQRAAAARAIVQAMTRHPFMVGGPGRFDTLLMEATQGRVLAKGGAEGYQGIGLPPGALGPGTPGVGIAFKIADGDGRKNRARPAVALEILRQLGVLTEIPAALRPFGPEVTVTNWRGLTVGKGFPTFSLKPA, encoded by the coding sequence ATGCCCGTCACCACCACCGTGCCCGGCTATGTACCCCTGTTCGCCCTCACCCGAGGCGAAACCCTGGAAAGCGTGCATTTCGGTGCCGTCGCCATAGTGGACGCCCAAGGCCGCCTGCTGGCCTCGGTTGGCGATCCCTGGGCCGTGACCTACCTGCGCTCTACCGCTAAGCCCTTCCAGGCCCTGCCTTTTGTGGAAGATGGCGGGCCGGATCGCTTTGGCCTTACCGACGAAGAAATCGCCCTGCTGTGCGCCTCGCATTCCGGCACCGACCGCCATGTGGCGGTGGTGCAGCGCATCCAGCAAAAGGCCGGCGTGAAGGAGCCGCAATTGCTCTGTGGCTCCCACCCGCCCTATGACGCGGCCACGGCCGAGGCCCTCAAAGCCCGCGGAGAGCAGCCCACCCCCAATCGCCACAACTGTTCGGGCAAACATACCGGCATGCTGGCGCAGGCGGTGCTGCACGGCTGGCCCACCGCCGATTACATCGACCGGGAACACCCGGTTCAGCAACGCATCCTGCGCACCTTTGCCGAGATGTGCGGCCTGCCTCCCGAGGCCGTGCAGGTGGGCGTGGATGGCTGCTCCGCTCCCAACTTCGCCACGCCCCTTTACCATGTGGCCTACGGCTACGCACGGCTGATGGACCCGCGCGACCTGCCGCCGCAACGCGCCGCGGCCGCCCGTGCCATCGTGCAAGCCATGACCCGGCACCCGTTCATGGTCGGCGGCCCGGGGCGTTTCGACACCCTGCTCATGGAAGCCACGCAGGGGCGCGTGCTGGCCAAGGGAGGCGCCGAAGGGTACCAGGGGATCGGCCTACCTCCCGGCGCACTGGGGCCAGGGACGCCCGGCGTGGGCATCGCCTTCAAGATCGCCGATGGTGACGGACGCAAAAACCGCGCCCGCCCCGCCGTAGCCTTAGAGATCCTGCGCCAACTGGGCGTGTTGACCGAGATTCCCGCGGCCCTGCGCCCCTTTGGCCCCGAAGTCACGGTGACCAACTGGCGCGGCCTGACAGTGGGCAAGGGCTTCCCCACCTTTTCCCTGAAACCCGCCTGA
- a CDS encoding HAMP domain-containing histidine kinase, giving the protein MPSRIHRKLAYLVQASIALNSASDPQALLRYLLRVATEVLECEGASILLYDERQRQLFFVAATGAHSLERVAVPLDRSIAGEVFRKGEPLVVHHAERDPRHFSRVGRQVGMQVRTLLAVPLMARGRKVGVLEALNKTQGAFGAEEVRLARILAAQAGVAIHNARVMEDMRRAYASLAQAKRVQEEMLALASHELRTPLGIILGYAAILQQEARGDQAEFARAVVDAAMKMRAIVDEMRHFVEVRQGKAAFCQEVFPLQQVLRQAVDAVRAAMQEKKLRLETRWPQKERLWVRGDPEKLHQALAHLLDNALRFTPQGGRVRVLAWREGSEVFARVEDSGVGIPPEELEAIFEEFHQVEGHLTRRYGGLGLGLSIARNLVRLHGGRIWAESEGPGRGARFTIALPAVVPPQEEGKN; this is encoded by the coding sequence ATGCCCTCTCGCATCCATCGCAAACTGGCTTATCTTGTCCAGGCGAGCATCGCGCTGAACAGCGCTTCGGACCCGCAGGCGCTGCTGCGTTATCTGTTACGCGTGGCGACCGAGGTGCTGGAATGCGAGGGGGCTTCGATTTTGTTGTACGACGAGCGCCAGCGGCAGTTGTTCTTCGTGGCCGCCACGGGGGCGCACTCCCTGGAGCGGGTGGCCGTGCCGCTGGATCGCAGCATCGCCGGTGAGGTCTTCCGCAAAGGGGAGCCGTTGGTGGTGCATCATGCCGAGCGCGACCCGCGCCACTTTTCCCGCGTGGGCCGGCAGGTGGGGATGCAGGTGCGCACCCTGTTGGCGGTCCCCTTGATGGCCCGCGGACGGAAGGTGGGCGTGCTGGAGGCCCTGAACAAAACCCAGGGGGCTTTCGGCGCGGAGGAGGTGCGCCTGGCACGCATCCTGGCCGCCCAGGCCGGGGTGGCCATCCACAACGCCCGCGTGATGGAGGATATGCGCCGCGCCTACGCCTCCTTGGCGCAGGCCAAGCGCGTCCAGGAGGAGATGCTGGCCCTGGCTTCCCATGAATTGCGCACCCCATTGGGGATCATTTTGGGGTATGCGGCCATCCTGCAACAAGAGGCCCGGGGAGACCAGGCCGAATTTGCCCGCGCCGTGGTCGATGCGGCGATGAAGATGCGCGCCATCGTGGACGAGATGCGCCATTTCGTCGAGGTGCGTCAGGGCAAGGCGGCTTTTTGCCAGGAAGTCTTTCCCTTGCAGCAGGTGTTGCGCCAGGCCGTGGACGCCGTGCGCGCGGCGATGCAAGAGAAAAAACTGCGGCTGGAGACGCGCTGGCCGCAGAAGGAGCGCCTCTGGGTGCGAGGAGACCCGGAGAAACTCCACCAGGCGTTGGCCCATCTGCTGGACAACGCGCTGCGCTTCACCCCCCAGGGGGGGCGGGTGCGTGTGCTGGCCTGGCGGGAGGGAAGCGAGGTTTTCGCCCGCGTGGAGGACAGCGGGGTGGGCATTCCCCCCGAGGAGTTGGAGGCCATCTTTGAGGAGTTCCACCAGGTGGAGGGTCACCTGACGCGCCGTTATGGGGGATTGGGTCTGGGGTTGTCCATTGCCCGCAATCTGGTGCGCCTGCACGGGGGACGCATTTGGGCGGAGAGTGAGGGCCCCGGTCGGGGCGCACGGTTCACCATAGCCCTTCCCGCGGTCGTCCCGCCGCAAGAAGAGGGGAAAAATTGA
- the holB gene encoding DNA polymerase III subunit delta' → MSWNLLGHQWATELLQGHIRQQRVRHAYLFTGPQGVGRRTLALRFAQALNCPKPTSPGVPCGTCRVCRQIEKQQHPDLFVVQAEDEGGVLKVEQIRQLQRHLNLTPYEGAYRVGLLLHFEKAHPSAANALLKMLEEPPPHVVLLLTAHSAEELLPTITSRCEVLRLRPMPPSALAQALNEGFAVPPERAAFLAHLSHGRPGMALRWHQNPALLDERQEHLQALAHLLQTDLLARFAFAEQWAKKGSENRPKIRALLHTWLDFWRDVLLQTANPSLPAAHQDYLPLIQALRQHMTLAQTHALVSQLLQSLEDLDAYVNPRLILEALMLDLPRLPASNP, encoded by the coding sequence ATGTCGTGGAATCTACTCGGACACCAATGGGCCACGGAACTTCTTCAGGGGCACATCCGCCAGCAGCGGGTGCGCCACGCCTATCTATTCACCGGACCCCAAGGCGTCGGTCGGCGCACGCTGGCCCTGCGCTTCGCCCAGGCCCTCAACTGCCCGAAACCTACCTCCCCCGGCGTGCCCTGTGGCACCTGCCGGGTATGCCGCCAAATCGAGAAGCAGCAGCATCCCGATCTCTTCGTGGTGCAGGCCGAAGACGAAGGGGGCGTGCTGAAAGTCGAGCAAATTCGCCAACTCCAGCGCCACCTCAACCTCACGCCCTATGAAGGGGCCTACCGCGTGGGCCTGCTGCTGCACTTCGAGAAGGCGCACCCCAGCGCGGCCAACGCCTTGCTTAAGATGCTGGAAGAGCCGCCGCCCCATGTGGTGCTGCTGCTCACCGCCCACAGCGCCGAAGAACTGCTGCCCACCATCACCTCCCGCTGCGAGGTACTCCGCCTGCGCCCCATGCCCCCGTCCGCTCTGGCCCAGGCCCTGAACGAGGGCTTCGCCGTCCCGCCCGAACGCGCGGCCTTCCTGGCCCACCTCTCCCATGGCCGACCAGGGATGGCCCTCCGCTGGCACCAAAACCCCGCTTTGCTCGACGAGCGCCAGGAACACCTGCAGGCCCTTGCTCACCTCTTGCAGACCGACCTGCTGGCCCGTTTTGCTTTTGCCGAGCAGTGGGCCAAAAAGGGCAGCGAAAACCGTCCCAAAATCCGCGCCCTGCTGCACACCTGGCTGGACTTCTGGCGCGATGTGCTCCTCCAGACGGCCAACCCCTCCCTGCCGGCCGCCCATCAGGATTACCTCCCCTTGATCCAGGCCCTGCGGCAGCATATGACCCTGGCCCAAACCCACGCTTTGGTGAGCCAACTGCTGCAAAGTCTGGAAGACCTGGACGCCTATGTCAATCCTCGGCTGATTCTGGAAGCCCTAATGCTTGACCTGCCCCGCCTGCCTGCCTCAAACCCGTAG